In a single window of the Bactrocera dorsalis isolate Fly_Bdor chromosome 2, ASM2337382v1, whole genome shotgun sequence genome:
- the LOC105226754 gene encoding ran-binding protein 3 isoform X2 has product MSENNDTSNESNSLGSDSILQSSRLTGGGVNPVIRSGVLRPSVLGPSVLGAAALSNSNNNSLANVNANSISNSTATSNNGDDEEDSVSSTTNHNPFMREQKDDEEEEESTENDSNAAEGAVGGEATNEKTTEDKKSADDDEPDERSDPLSLLRKNGLERSNLFAAAKSSMPLVEKSGFVFGQNVHERVVGNINPDGVQKADNSEASCSTTGELLFSSVIQNAAKAVESDKGATPKENETKTLTDVAREYEESRAQKRKYEEVETFTGEENEINIVDVNCKLFAFVNSNWEERGRGSLRLNDSKNEQECSRVVFRTSGNLRLLLNTKVWAGMVAQRPSNKSLRLTAMDNTGKIKIFLVMGRPADMALLHKELLERIELRKVSHPEECRAPTETKNGIGSTANHEEEAKEAEATAVPDHEDCTEPSPKKPLVNEGKN; this is encoded by the exons ATGTCTGAGAATAATG ATACCTCCAACGAATCAAACAGTCTTGGTAGCGATTCAATTTTGCAGTCATCGCGGTTAACTGGCGGTGGTGTAAATCCGGTTATACGCTCGGGAGTATTGCGACCGTCAGTACTTGGTCCTTCAGTTTTGGGTGCAGCAGCGctgagcaacagcaacaacaattcgcTTGCCAATGTGAATGCAAATTCGATTTCCAATTCAACAGCTACTAGTAATAATGGTGATGACGAAGAGGACTCTGTAAGCAGCACAACCAATCATAATCCTTTCATGCGGGAACAGAAGGACGATGAGGAGGAGGAGGAGAGCACAGAAAATGATTCGAATGCTGCAGAAGGAGCTGTTGGAGGCGAAGCAACCAATGAGAAGACGACGGAAGACAAAAAGTCGGCAGACGATGATGAACCAGATGAA cGGTCCGATCCTTTAAGCTTGCTTCGCAAAAATGGGCTCGAACGATCAAATCTTTTTGCCGCGGCCAAAAGCTCTATGCCGCTGGTGGAAAAATCAGGTTTTGTTTTTGGACAAAATGTGCATGAACGTGTTGTTGGG aATATTAATCCTGATGGTGTACAGAAAGCAGACAATTCCGAGGCAAGCTGTTCTACTACTGGAGAATTGCTGTTTTCAAGTGTTATACAAAATGCAGCAAAGGCAGTGGAGTCTGACAAAGGTGCCACGCCAAAAGAGAATGAAACAAAGACACTAACCGATGTAGCGCGTGAATACGAAGAAAGTCGTGCTCAGAAGCGCAAATACGAGGAGGTGGAAACATTCACAGGCGAAgagaatgaaataaatattgtcgAT gtaaattgtAAGTTATTTGCCTTCGTCAACAGCAACTGGGAAGAGCGCGGGCGTGGCAGTCTTCGTTTGAATGACTCTAAAAATGAGCAAGAATGCTCTCGAGTTGTGTTTAGAACATCGGGCAATCTGCGCCTTTTGCTTAATACAAAA GTTTGGGCTGGTATGGTAGCTCAACGTCCAAGCAACAAATCACTGCGCCTTACTGCAATGGACAATACtggtaaaatcaaaatatttttagtgatgGGGCGTCCGGCGGACATGGCGCTACTACATAAAGAATTATTAGAGAGAATCGAACTCCGAAAAGTATCACATCCAGAAGAATGCCGTGCGCCGACAGAAACGAAAAATGGAATAGGATCAACAGCCAATCATGAAGAGGAGGCAAAAGAAGCTGAAGCCACCGCTGTACCAGATCACGAAGATTGCACAGAGCCAAGTCCCAAAAAGCCATTGGTTAATGAGGGAAAGAACTAA
- the LOC105226754 gene encoding ran-binding protein 3 isoform X1, with amino-acid sequence MSENNDTSNESNSLGSDSILQSSRLTGGGVNPVIRSGVLRPSVLGPSVLGAAALSNSNNNSLANVNANSISNSTATSNNGDDEEDSVSSTTNHNPFMREQKDDEEEEESTENDSNAAEGAVGGEATNEKTTEDKKSADDDEPDERSDPLSLLRKNGLERSNLFAAAKSSMPLVEKSGFVFGQNVHERVVGENINPDGVQKADNSEASCSTTGELLFSSVIQNAAKAVESDKGATPKENETKTLTDVAREYEESRAQKRKYEEVETFTGEENEINIVDVNCKLFAFVNSNWEERGRGSLRLNDSKNEQECSRVVFRTSGNLRLLLNTKVWAGMVAQRPSNKSLRLTAMDNTGKIKIFLVMGRPADMALLHKELLERIELRKVSHPEECRAPTETKNGIGSTANHEEEAKEAEATAVPDHEDCTEPSPKKPLVNEGKN; translated from the exons ATGTCTGAGAATAATG ATACCTCCAACGAATCAAACAGTCTTGGTAGCGATTCAATTTTGCAGTCATCGCGGTTAACTGGCGGTGGTGTAAATCCGGTTATACGCTCGGGAGTATTGCGACCGTCAGTACTTGGTCCTTCAGTTTTGGGTGCAGCAGCGctgagcaacagcaacaacaattcgcTTGCCAATGTGAATGCAAATTCGATTTCCAATTCAACAGCTACTAGTAATAATGGTGATGACGAAGAGGACTCTGTAAGCAGCACAACCAATCATAATCCTTTCATGCGGGAACAGAAGGACGATGAGGAGGAGGAGGAGAGCACAGAAAATGATTCGAATGCTGCAGAAGGAGCTGTTGGAGGCGAAGCAACCAATGAGAAGACGACGGAAGACAAAAAGTCGGCAGACGATGATGAACCAGATGAA cGGTCCGATCCTTTAAGCTTGCTTCGCAAAAATGGGCTCGAACGATCAAATCTTTTTGCCGCGGCCAAAAGCTCTATGCCGCTGGTGGAAAAATCAGGTTTTGTTTTTGGACAAAATGTGCATGAACGTGTTGTTGGG gagaATATTAATCCTGATGGTGTACAGAAAGCAGACAATTCCGAGGCAAGCTGTTCTACTACTGGAGAATTGCTGTTTTCAAGTGTTATACAAAATGCAGCAAAGGCAGTGGAGTCTGACAAAGGTGCCACGCCAAAAGAGAATGAAACAAAGACACTAACCGATGTAGCGCGTGAATACGAAGAAAGTCGTGCTCAGAAGCGCAAATACGAGGAGGTGGAAACATTCACAGGCGAAgagaatgaaataaatattgtcgAT gtaaattgtAAGTTATTTGCCTTCGTCAACAGCAACTGGGAAGAGCGCGGGCGTGGCAGTCTTCGTTTGAATGACTCTAAAAATGAGCAAGAATGCTCTCGAGTTGTGTTTAGAACATCGGGCAATCTGCGCCTTTTGCTTAATACAAAA GTTTGGGCTGGTATGGTAGCTCAACGTCCAAGCAACAAATCACTGCGCCTTACTGCAATGGACAATACtggtaaaatcaaaatatttttagtgatgGGGCGTCCGGCGGACATGGCGCTACTACATAAAGAATTATTAGAGAGAATCGAACTCCGAAAAGTATCACATCCAGAAGAATGCCGTGCGCCGACAGAAACGAAAAATGGAATAGGATCAACAGCCAATCATGAAGAGGAGGCAAAAGAAGCTGAAGCCACCGCTGTACCAGATCACGAAGATTGCACAGAGCCAAGTCCCAAAAAGCCATTGGTTAATGAGGGAAAGAACTAA
- the LOC105226753 gene encoding 3-hydroxy-3-methylglutaryl-coenzyme A reductase — protein MIGRLFRAHGEFCASHPWEVIVALLTLTACMLTVDKQAGGGGVGAGVASMAASSATSSRHRPCHGWSQSCDGLEAEYNAADVILMTIVRCTAVLYCYYQFCSLHKLGSKYILGIAGLFTIFSSFIFTTTIIKFLGSDMSDLKDALFFMLLVIDLTNSGTLAQLALFGTNQAEVTNNIARGLELLGPAITLDTIVETLVIGVGTLSGVQRLEVLCTFAVMSVIVNYVVFMTFYPACLSLILDLSRNGMDMSLVRAKAKDSILLKALNDEEQKTNPVVQRVKIIMTTGLMVVHIYSRIVFSNSEYETVDKKLTPQLNLNANSSRTESGEITDMIIKWLTMSADQIVILILLIALVVKFIFFEHRHELRDQLRQSTVALVAKTSQTQALNEVEEAAIVPPMTATVDDSSQTEIVGSLPELTVTPPGANVRSHRAPLFTIEEQNLVNAYTQTDSITDVSQLLPLVKRQVEPRPPRSLQECLQIIQSTEEGCSAANLTDEEITLVVNSASQHCPLHNIESILDDPVRGVNLRRKIIFERAKVPAERMDCLPYLHFDYRKVMNVCCENVIGYVPIPVGYAGPLLLDGNRYFVPMATTEGALVASTNRGCKALSVRGVISHVEDVGMTRAPCVRFGSISRAVEAKNWIYNEKNYKKIKSEFDSTSRFGRLKECLIAIDGPQLYIRFVALTGDAMGMNMVSKGAEMALRCIKKEFPDMQIISLSGNFCCDKKPAAINWIKGRGKCVVTECIIPAQTLRTVLKTDAKTLVECNKLKNMSGSAMAGSIGGNNAHAANMVTAVFLATGQDPAQNVTSSNCSTGMECWGPNNDDLYMTCTMPSLEVGTVGGGTGLPGQGACLDMLGVRGANHAHPGENAKKLAQIVCATVMAGEISLMAALVNSDLVKSHMRHNRSSVAIAASSKGSALNVTVSSCSSIS, from the exons ATGATAGGACGTCTATTTCGTGCACACGGTGAATTTTGTGCTTCCCATCCGTGGGAGGTTATTGTGGCGCTACTCACGCTGACGGCATGTATGCTGACAGTTGACAAGCAAGCCGGTGGTGGCGGCGTCGGCGCCGGCGTTGCCTCCATGGCAGCGTCGTCGGCAACTTCCAGTCGACATCGTCCCTGTCACGGTTGGAGTCAGTCGTGTGATGGTCTGGAAGCCGAGTACAATGCCGCCGACGTGATACTGATGACGATTGTGCGCTGCACGGCAGTGCTTTATTGCTACTACCAGTTTTGCAGCCTGCACAAGCTAGGTTCCAAGTATATTCTAG GAATCGCTGGACTATTTACGATCTTCTCTAGTTTTATCTTTACGACGACAATAATAAAGTTCCTTGGCAGTGATATGTCTGATTTAAA AGATGCACTGTTTTTTATGCTCCTGGTTATTGATCTCACAAATTCTGGCACACTCGCGCAATTGGCGCTCTTCGGCACGAATCAGGCCGAAGTGACGAATAACATAGCGCGTGGCTTAGAATTGCTGGGACCGGCCATAACCTTAGATACGATTGTGGAGACGCTTGTAATTGGTGTGGGAACGCTGTCGGGCGTGCAGCGTCTCGAGGTGCTGTGCACATTCGCCGTTATGTCGGTGATTGTGAATTATGTGGTCTTTATGACCTTCTATCCAGCCTGTTTGTCGCTGATACTCGACTTGTCACGCAACGGCATGGACATGTCGTTAGTGCGCGCTAAGGCCAAAGACTCCATACTATTGAAGGCGCTGAACGATGAAGAGCAGAAGACGAATCCGGTAGTGCAACGCGTGAAAATCATAATGACCACCGGTCTGATGGTTGTGCACATCTACAGTCGCATCGTCTTCTCGAACAGTGAATACGAGACGGTGGATAAGAAATTGACGCCGCAATTGAATTTGAATGCGAACAGCAGTCGCACGGAGTCGGGTGAAATTACGGATATGATCATCAA ATGGCTTACCATGAGCGCTGACCAGATTGTCATACTAATCCTGCTCATTGCTTTGGTGGTGAAGTTCATCTTCTTCGAACATCGGCACGAGCTGCGTGATCAACTGCGTCAGTCCACAGTCGCCCTTGTGGCAAAAACTTCCCAAACTCAAGCCTTGAACGAAGTTGAAGAGGCCGCCATAGTTCCCCCAATGACTGCCACTGTTGACGACTCGAGTCAAACCGAAATTGTTGGCTCGCTGCCTGAGCTCACTGTTACGCCTCCCGGCGCAAACGTACGCAGCCATCGCGCCCCACTATTCACCATCGAAGAGCAAAATCTCGTAAATGCATACACACAAACCGATAGCATAACCGATGTAAGCCAATTGCTGCCACTGGTGAAGCGTCAGGTCGAACCACGGCCGCCGCGCTCACTCCAAGAATGCCTACAAATTATTCAATCCACCGAAGAGGGCTGCAGCGCTGCCAATCTCACCGATGAAGAAATCACTTTAGTCGTTAATAGCGCCAGTCAACACTGCCCCTTACACAATATCGAATCCATTTTGGATGATCCGGTGCGCGGTGTGAACTTACGTAGGAAAATCATTTTTGAGCGTGCCAAAGTACCAGCGGAACGCATGGACTGCTTACCTTATCTGCACTTCGATTACCGCAAAGTGATGAACGTCTGTTGTGAGAATGTCATTGGCTACGTACCCATACCAGTGGGCTATGCCGGCCCACTATTGCTGGATGGCAATAGATATTTCGTGCCCATGGCAACCACCGAAGGCGCACTGGTCGCTTCTACCAATCGAGGCTGTAAAGCACTCTCGGTGCGCGGTGTCATTTCGCATGTGGAGGACGTGGGCATGACGCGTGCACCCTGCGTGCGCTTCGGCAGCATTTCACGCGCTGTGGAGGCGAAAAATTGGATTTACAATGAAAAGAACTATAAAAAGATCAAGAGCGAATTCGATTCAACATCGCGTTTTGGCCGCTTGAAGGAATGTCTGATCGCAATCGATGGTCCACAGCTCTACATTCGATTTGTGGCGTTGACAGGCGATGCCATGGGCATGAATATGGTATCCAAAGGTGCTGAGATGGCGCTGAGATGCATCAAAAAGGAATTCCCAGACATGCAAATCATATCGCTGAGTGGCAACTTCTGTTGCGACAAGAAACCGGCAGCAATCAACTGGATCAAGGGCCGCGGCAAATGTGTGGTAACCGAGTGCATCATTCCGGCTCAAACCCTGCGCACTGTACTGAAAACGGACGCCAAAACGCTGGTGGAGTGCAACAAATTGAAGAACATGTCCGGCAGCGCCATGGCGGGCAGTATAGGTG GAAACAACGCACACGCAGCTAACATGGTGACGGCCGTTTTCCTAGCCACCGGTCAAGACCCCGCACAAAATGTGACATCCAGCAATTGCTCCACGGGCATGGAATGCTGGGGCCCGAACAATGACGATTTATACATGACCTGCACGATGCCCTCATTGGAGGTGGGCACGGTTGGCGGCGGCACCGGCCTGCCCGGTCAGGGCGCATGCCTGGACATGTTGGGCGTGCGTGGCGCTAATCACGCGCATCCCGGCGAAAATGCAAAGAAACTGGCACAAATTGTGTGCGCCACAGTGATGGCGGGCGAAATAAGTCTGATGGCGGCGCTGGTCAATAGTGACCTAGTTAAGAGTCACATGCGTCACAATAG GTCTTCCGTGGCTATCGCAGCAAGCAGCAAAGGAAGTGCGCTAAATGTAACGGTTTCGAGTTGCAGCAGCATCAGCTAA